The Chryseobacterium sp. 52 genome includes a region encoding these proteins:
- a CDS encoding TlpA family protein disulfide reductase: MKKYLLLFIITAFVMSCSKKVEVKGKIAGSSPLERIEFVEASGVATLPLINIGLDKNGNFTGSFDAPKDGMYVINYAGRQNLIYLEGGQKLNISGNAMTFPNEFVVTGDAKKNNDFLQASQKFLGEYGSKINVQQLMSGDEKTFLKGAQKIEADINKNVDDLAQKNNPGKGILEWKKNDVKVTILNLLANYEMGQRQMSGNPSFKVSKAFHDYETKLEENKDVMVKTIPLYRQYLLVKLSPDFQKYAEAKTKGKTDIITSEVFAQFLKDRKELSQTAKDYLLAFVVAQDVHPGAPAKNTDKIKKIIDTDITDAGIKADLVKMQVAVNGLKVGEAAPEVALVKADGKSYQLSENKGKPYMLLFYASWNPYIGEATVPVLKEVVNFYKSKMNFVFVNLDDTKDQFVKTSSALLKGIPGTNVYGEKGLESDAAKKYGVYGFKLPGFILVDKDGKIASRSFVNLGEQEVVTILDKLTGLSAPRVEPAMQMQPGMTMDPSAQPVNPQPAPTK; the protein is encoded by the coding sequence ATGAAAAAATATCTTTTATTGTTTATCATCACAGCTTTTGTGATGTCTTGTTCAAAAAAAGTTGAAGTAAAAGGAAAAATTGCTGGAAGTTCACCGCTCGAAAGAATTGAATTTGTGGAAGCTTCCGGTGTAGCAACACTTCCGCTTATTAATATAGGTTTAGATAAAAACGGAAACTTTACAGGAAGCTTTGATGCTCCTAAAGACGGAATGTATGTGATCAACTATGCAGGAAGACAAAACCTTATTTATCTTGAAGGTGGCCAGAAGCTTAATATTTCTGGAAACGCTATGACCTTTCCAAATGAATTCGTAGTTACAGGAGATGCCAAGAAAAATAATGACTTCCTTCAGGCCAGCCAGAAATTCTTAGGTGAATATGGAAGTAAGATCAATGTTCAGCAGCTTATGTCCGGAGACGAAAAAACGTTCCTGAAAGGAGCGCAGAAAATCGAAGCGGATATCAATAAAAATGTAGATGATCTTGCTCAAAAAAATAACCCTGGTAAAGGGATTTTAGAGTGGAAAAAGAATGATGTGAAAGTAACGATTCTGAACCTTCTTGCCAATTATGAAATGGGGCAGCGTCAGATGTCAGGAAATCCTTCATTTAAAGTTTCCAAAGCTTTCCATGATTATGAAACTAAACTGGAAGAAAACAAAGATGTAATGGTAAAAACCATTCCATTATACAGACAGTATCTGCTTGTGAAATTGAGCCCTGACTTTCAAAAGTATGCTGAAGCGAAGACCAAAGGAAAAACAGATATCATCACTTCTGAAGTTTTTGCACAGTTCCTGAAAGATAGAAAAGAACTTTCACAGACCGCTAAAGATTATCTTTTGGCATTTGTAGTGGCTCAGGATGTTCATCCGGGTGCTCCTGCGAAGAATACAGATAAAATCAAAAAAATCATCGATACAGATATTACAGATGCTGGCATCAAAGCTGACCTTGTTAAAATGCAGGTAGCGGTGAACGGACTTAAAGTAGGAGAAGCTGCTCCTGAAGTAGCATTGGTAAAAGCCGACGGGAAATCTTATCAGCTTTCTGAAAATAAAGGAAAACCATACATGCTGTTATTCTATGCATCTTGGAATCCTTATATTGGCGAAGCTACAGTTCCTGTATTAAAAGAAGTTGTGAACTTCTATAAATCTAAAATGAACTTTGTTTTTGTAAACCTTGATGATACAAAAGATCAGTTTGTAAAAACAAGCAGCGCATTATTAAAAGGAATTCCGGGAACAAATGTTTACGGAGAAAAAGGATTGGAATCAGATGCTGCTAAGAAATATGGTGTTTACGGATTTAAATTACCTGGTTTTATACTAGTAGATAAAGACGGTAAAATTGCCAGCAGATCTTTTGTGAATTTAGGAGAACAAGAGGTGGTAACTATCCTGGATAAGCTTACCGGTCTTTCTGCTCCCAGAGTAGAGCCTGCTATGCAAATGCAGCCGGGAATGACAATGGATCCTTCAGCACAGCCTGTAAATCCACAGCCTGCACCAACAAAATAA
- a CDS encoding succinate dehydrogenase/fumarate reductase iron-sulfur subunit, with protein MSAKKGLHLTLKIWRQKNSKTKGQFETYKISDVSTDSSFLEMLDILNENIINEGKEPIAFDHDCREGICGMCSLYINGRAHGPDTGITTCQLHMRMFKDGETIVIEPWRSAAFPVIKDLMVDRSAFDRVMAAGGFISVNTSGNTLDANAIPVPKEDADKAMDAAACIGCGACVATCKNGSAMLFVGAKVSQFALLPQGRVEAKRRVLNMVKAMDEEGFGNCSNTGACEIECPKGISLENIARMNREYMAAMVDNG; from the coding sequence ATGAGTGCAAAAAAAGGCCTTCATCTTACACTGAAAATTTGGAGACAAAAAAATAGTAAAACTAAAGGTCAGTTTGAGACCTATAAAATATCGGATGTTTCTACAGATTCTTCATTTCTTGAAATGTTGGACATTCTGAACGAAAATATTATTAACGAAGGAAAAGAGCCGATAGCTTTTGACCACGATTGTCGTGAAGGAATCTGCGGTATGTGTTCTCTTTACATCAATGGTAGAGCTCACGGTCCGGATACAGGTATCACAACCTGCCAGCTTCACATGAGAATGTTCAAAGACGGTGAAACCATCGTTATTGAGCCTTGGAGAAGTGCTGCTTTCCCGGTTATTAAAGACTTAATGGTAGACAGAAGCGCATTCGACAGAGTAATGGCTGCAGGTGGATTCATTTCGGTGAACACTTCAGGTAATACTTTGGATGCCAATGCAATTCCGGTTCCTAAAGAAGATGCAGATAAAGCAATGGATGCTGCAGCATGTATCGGATGTGGTGCCTGTGTAGCTACTTGTAAAAACGGATCTGCAATGCTGTTCGTTGGAGCTAAAGTTTCTCAGTTTGCTTTACTTCCTCAGGGTAGAGTAGAAGCGAAGAGAAGAGTTCTGAATATGGTGAAGGCTATGGATGAAGAAGGATTCGGAAACTGTTCAAATACAGGAGCATGTGAAATTGAATGTCCGAAAGGAATTTCTCTTGAAAACATCGCCAGAATGAACAGAGAATATATGGCTGCTATGGTAGATAACGGATAG
- a CDS encoding fumarate reductase/succinate dehydrogenase flavoprotein subunit, with protein sequence MSKLDSRIPAGPLKDKWKHHKDHMNLVAPNNRDKIDIIVVGTGLAGGSAAATLAEQGYNVKAFCYQDSPRRAHSIAAQGGINAAKNYQGDGDSTYRLFYDTIKGGDYRAREANVYRLAEVSANIIDQCVSQGVPFGRDYGGQLDNRSFGGVQVKRTFYAKGQTGQQLLLGAYSSLSRQIGKGRVKMYNRHEMLDLVIVDGKARGIIARNLVTGEVERHSAHAVVIASGGYGNVYFLSTNAMGSNVSASWKIHKKGAYFANPCYVQIHPTCIPVHGTQQSKLTLMSESLRNSGRIWVPKKIEDSVAIREGKLRPENIKEEDRDYYLERRYPAFGNLVPRDVASRAGKERCDAGFGIENNDTKEGVYLDFSTEIIKKGKESAIEKHIHNPTDQQIYDLGKAWIEEKYGNLFVMYEKITADDPYKTPMKIYPAVHYTMGGVWVDYNLQSTIPGCFVIGEANFSDHGANRLGASALMQGLADGYFVLPYTIADYLSADIRTGTIPTDSADFVEAEKGIKDKIDFFLNNKGTHSVDHFHKQLGNIMWNKVGMGRTPEGLREAIREIEEVKNDFWKNVKVPGDVEGMNTELEKAFRVADFIELGQLMAIDALHRNESCGGHFREDHATPEGEAERDDVNFKYVGAWEYQGDDIKQEVLHKEDLIYDNIEVKARSYK encoded by the coding sequence ATGAGTAAATTAGATTCAAGAATTCCGGCTGGTCCTTTAAAGGATAAATGGAAGCATCATAAAGACCATATGAACCTTGTTGCACCAAACAACAGAGATAAGATTGATATTATTGTTGTAGGAACAGGTTTGGCAGGAGGTTCTGCTGCTGCTACATTAGCTGAGCAGGGATATAATGTAAAAGCATTCTGCTATCAGGATTCTCCAAGAAGAGCACACTCTATTGCTGCGCAGGGAGGTATCAACGCCGCTAAAAACTATCAGGGTGACGGTGACTCTACTTACAGATTATTCTATGACACCATCAAAGGTGGTGACTATAGAGCAAGAGAGGCAAACGTTTACAGATTAGCTGAGGTTTCTGCTAATATTATTGACCAGTGTGTTTCCCAGGGGGTTCCTTTTGGAAGAGATTACGGCGGACAATTAGATAACCGTTCATTTGGTGGGGTTCAGGTTAAAAGAACTTTCTATGCTAAAGGACAAACAGGTCAGCAGTTATTATTAGGTGCTTATTCTTCTCTAAGCCGTCAAATCGGTAAGGGTAGAGTAAAAATGTATAACCGTCACGAAATGCTGGACTTAGTCATTGTAGACGGAAAAGCAAGAGGGATCATCGCAAGAAACCTTGTAACTGGTGAAGTTGAAAGACATTCTGCTCACGCTGTAGTTATTGCTTCCGGAGGATATGGAAACGTATATTTCCTTTCCACCAACGCAATGGGTTCAAACGTTTCTGCATCTTGGAAGATTCACAAGAAAGGAGCATATTTTGCAAACCCTTGTTATGTTCAGATTCACCCGACTTGTATTCCTGTTCACGGAACACAGCAATCTAAACTGACTTTGATGTCTGAATCATTAAGAAACTCAGGAAGAATCTGGGTTCCTAAAAAGATTGAAGATTCAGTAGCGATCAGAGAAGGTAAATTAAGACCTGAAAATATTAAAGAAGAAGATAGAGATTATTATTTAGAAAGAAGATATCCTGCATTCGGAAACTTAGTTCCTCGTGACGTTGCGTCTAGAGCGGGTAAAGAAAGATGTGATGCCGGTTTCGGAATCGAAAATAATGATACTAAAGAAGGTGTTTACTTAGATTTCTCTACAGAGATTATTAAAAAAGGTAAAGAATCTGCTATAGAAAAACATATTCACAATCCTACTGACCAGCAAATTTACGACCTTGGAAAAGCCTGGATTGAAGAAAAATATGGTAACCTATTCGTAATGTACGAAAAGATTACTGCGGATGATCCTTACAAAACTCCAATGAAGATTTATCCTGCCGTTCACTACACGATGGGTGGTGTTTGGGTTGATTATAACCTTCAGTCTACAATCCCTGGATGTTTCGTAATTGGTGAAGCTAACTTCTCAGACCACGGAGCAAACAGACTTGGGGCTTCTGCATTGATGCAGGGTCTCGCAGACGGATATTTCGTACTTCCTTATACCATTGCAGATTATCTTTCTGCGGATATCAGAACAGGAACTATTCCTACAGATTCAGCTGATTTTGTTGAAGCTGAAAAAGGAATTAAAGATAAAATCGATTTCTTCTTAAATAATAAAGGAACTCATTCTGTAGACCACTTCCATAAGCAATTAGGAAACATTATGTGGAATAAAGTAGGAATGGGAAGAACTCCTGAAGGCTTAAGAGAAGCAATCAGAGAAATTGAAGAAGTGAAAAACGATTTCTGGAAAAACGTAAAAGTTCCGGGAGACGTGGAAGGGATGAATACTGAGCTTGAAAAAGCATTCAGAGTGGCAGACTTTATTGAACTTGGACAATTAATGGCTATCGATGCATTACACAGAAACGAATCTTGTGGTGGGCATTTCAGAGAAGATCATGCTACTCCGGAAGGTGAAGCAGAAAGAGATGACGTCAACTTTAAATATGTAGGAGCTTGGGAATATCAGGGTGATGATATCAAACAGGAAGTTCTGCACAAAGAAGATCTTATCTATGACAACATCGAAGTTAAAGCGAGAAGTTACAAATAA
- a CDS encoding succinate dehydrogenase cytochrome b subunit gives MAGLTSSTIGRKYAMALSAMFLLIFLILHLTTNLLSVLNRDAFNTASDFMGYNPFVQFLMQPVLGFAVLFHFIMGFVLEIKNNKARPVKYASNNPSVNSSWMSRNMIISGAVVLAFLALHLYDFWLHEINYKYVEGIAPDAERFWPELHEKFADLWRVALYVISFVLLGLHLAHGFQSSFQSIGARHPKYTPVIKAFGKWYSILIPAGFIFIAIFHFVTQ, from the coding sequence ATGGCAGGTTTAACGAGTTCTACGATAGGTAGAAAATATGCGATGGCATTATCAGCTATGTTTTTGCTGATCTTTCTTATACTGCATTTGACGACCAATTTGTTATCAGTCCTAAATCGTGATGCATTCAATACAGCATCTGATTTTATGGGCTATAATCCTTTTGTGCAGTTCTTAATGCAGCCTGTTCTTGGTTTTGCAGTTCTTTTCCATTTTATCATGGGATTTGTACTGGAAATTAAGAACAATAAAGCGCGTCCGGTAAAGTACGCTTCAAACAACCCTTCTGTGAACTCTTCATGGATGTCCAGAAATATGATTATTTCCGGAGCAGTTGTTTTGGCTTTCTTGGCGCTTCACTTATACGATTTCTGGCTTCATGAAATCAATTATAAGTATGTGGAAGGAATTGCTCCTGATGCGGAACGTTTCTGGCCGGAGTTACATGAGAAGTTTGCAGACCTTTGGAGAGTGGCTTTATATGTGATCTCTTTTGTTTTGCTGGGACTGCATTTGGCTCACGGTTTCCAATCTTCGTTCCAATCTATTGGGGCAAGACACCCGAAATATACTCCGGTAATTAAAGCTTTTGGAAAATGGTATTCAATTCTTATTCCTGCAGGTTTTATTTTTATTGCAATTTTTCACTTCGTAACTCAATAA
- a CDS encoding ComEC/Rec2 family competence protein: MNKQPILILAICFILGIFFQDKLMLDKKQVYCIIGCCLLFFSLTFFHAYFLHKIKAVLLGLIFFGAGITLHFFNTFSSKDLPVPENGSIVFKISKKLNSTEKNKKYEALIQAGKETFNAILYLPKTEKELNFKHYYKTNAYLSKPRPPQYDFQFDYAGYLKRKNIDYQCYISKGVSSAARNDISLNERIQQQRFDILQKIDEVPVTMKTKEFLKGIILADRTEMDCETVQDFNRSGMVHLLAISGTHIVVIFGMFYFLLTRLSPLRFRKYAVISSIILIWLFAGFIGFGNSVLRSCMMLTVYFVYVLLQRKPDLLHSLSLSAMIILFFDTQQLFDVGFQLSFLAVLGIFWLNQPLLKYFPEQNGYFKKLLINTITISLSAQLVTLPLVLYYFHQFSLVSVPANILIVPFSELLIVFSFLMTILIAMGMDFIWINSIYDISIRTLLQLIHWFAARDILFFSDIAMNIAEILSLSLIVFMLRPLLLKINYKNLIRFSAVVLAFFIIRTGFNIFENQKEEIMLYDFNTTKVLSVKKGNKACFWIAESSDKSKIIRFIASPYCSSRRIRNIEIKTFPQAVQKGVYNGKIYDLK, from the coding sequence TTGAACAAACAGCCTATTCTTATTCTTGCCATATGCTTTATCCTGGGGATTTTTTTTCAGGACAAACTGATGCTGGATAAAAAACAGGTTTATTGTATCATTGGATGTTGTCTGCTATTTTTTTCTCTCACTTTCTTTCATGCCTATTTCCTGCACAAGATAAAAGCAGTATTGCTGGGGTTGATATTTTTTGGAGCAGGAATAACTCTTCATTTTTTCAATACTTTTTCTTCAAAGGACCTTCCGGTGCCTGAAAACGGATCAATAGTTTTTAAAATCTCAAAAAAATTAAACTCTACAGAGAAAAATAAAAAATACGAAGCCCTGATTCAAGCCGGAAAAGAAACTTTCAATGCCATTCTTTATCTTCCCAAAACAGAGAAAGAACTCAATTTTAAACATTACTACAAAACAAATGCTTACTTATCAAAACCAAGGCCTCCACAATATGATTTTCAGTTTGATTATGCCGGTTATTTAAAGCGAAAAAATATTGATTATCAATGTTATATTTCAAAAGGAGTTTCTTCTGCTGCAAGAAATGATATCAGTCTGAATGAGCGAATTCAGCAGCAGAGATTTGATATACTTCAGAAGATTGATGAGGTTCCTGTGACTATGAAAACCAAAGAGTTTTTAAAAGGAATTATCCTCGCAGACAGAACAGAAATGGATTGTGAGACCGTACAGGATTTTAACAGGTCAGGCATGGTTCATCTGCTGGCTATTTCAGGGACCCATATCGTGGTTATTTTTGGAATGTTTTATTTTTTACTGACTCGGTTAAGTCCTCTCCGGTTCAGAAAATATGCTGTTATTTCAAGTATTATCCTGATCTGGTTGTTTGCAGGATTTATCGGTTTCGGAAATTCGGTATTGCGCTCCTGCATGATGCTCACCGTGTATTTTGTCTATGTACTTCTTCAGAGAAAACCGGATTTACTTCATTCCCTTTCACTGTCGGCCATGATCATTTTGTTTTTTGATACCCAACAGCTCTTTGATGTAGGTTTTCAGCTTAGCTTTTTAGCTGTTTTAGGCATCTTTTGGCTGAATCAGCCCCTTTTGAAATACTTTCCTGAACAGAACGGTTATTTTAAAAAGCTTTTAATCAATACCATTACCATATCCCTTTCCGCGCAATTGGTGACACTTCCGCTGGTTCTTTATTATTTTCATCAGTTTTCATTGGTTTCTGTTCCCGCCAATATTCTGATCGTTCCATTTTCAGAACTGCTCATCGTATTTTCATTCCTAATGACCATTCTTATAGCAATGGGGATGGATTTTATATGGATCAATTCCATATATGATATTTCAATCCGGACTTTATTACAACTTATTCACTGGTTTGCAGCAAGAGATATATTGTTTTTTTCAGACATCGCAATGAATATCGCTGAAATTTTATCTTTATCACTTATTGTTTTTATGCTGAGACCATTACTTTTAAAAATTAATTATAAAAATTTAATCAGATTTTCAGCAGTAGTTTTAGCCTTTTTTATCATCAGAACAGGGTTTAATATTTTTGAAAATCAGAAAGAAGAAATAATGCTTTATGATTTTAATACAACCAAAGTATTGTCCGTGAAAAAAGGAAATAAGGCCTGTTTTTGGATTGCGGAAAGTTCAGATAAGAGTAAAATAATCAGGTTTATAGCCAGCCCTTATTGCTCTTCAAGGCGCATCCGGAATATCGAAATAAAGACATTCCCTCAGGCGGTACAAAAAGGAGTCTATAATGGCAAAATTTATGATTTAAAATAA
- a CDS encoding glycoside hydrolase family 99 protein, with product MNFKSLLIFILLTCIFLKSFAQNNKSREKVQIFYYGWYENPTIDGKYAHWNHDVLPHWNNPKWNNLGHHKGGDDIGANFYPALGNYSSNDPAIIKKHMKMIKESGAGVVVLSWLGKDSSVDKSIAAYLDIADQFDLKVAFHIEPFYKNITELRDQLSYLVKTYSHHHAFYKKDGKPLYYVYDSYKISPEEWSELLSENGEKTVRNTELDGLYIGLWVEKEHSVFFETSGFDGFYTYFASEGFVFGSTTSNWNYLSQYAKDRHLIFIPCVGPGYSDTRIRPWNEANFKSRENGKYYERMFDAAIKENPPFIGITSFNEWHEGTQIEPAIPKKTGDFKYEDYGKDSSFYIKETKRLADKFLNRK from the coding sequence ATGAATTTTAAAAGCTTACTGATATTCATCCTGTTGACCTGCATTTTTCTGAAAAGTTTTGCTCAGAATAACAAATCCCGGGAAAAAGTTCAGATTTTCTATTACGGATGGTATGAAAATCCCACAATTGACGGGAAATATGCCCACTGGAACCATGATGTTTTGCCCCATTGGAACAATCCGAAATGGAACAACTTAGGACATCATAAAGGTGGTGACGATATCGGAGCTAATTTCTATCCGGCTTTGGGAAATTACAGTTCCAATGATCCCGCGATCATTAAAAAGCATATGAAAATGATCAAAGAATCCGGAGCTGGGGTTGTTGTGCTAAGCTGGCTGGGAAAAGATTCTTCTGTAGATAAAAGTATTGCCGCATATCTGGATATAGCCGATCAGTTTGATCTGAAAGTAGCCTTCCACATAGAACCCTTTTATAAAAATATTACTGAACTTAGAGATCAGCTTTCTTATCTTGTTAAAACCTATTCTCATCATCATGCTTTCTACAAAAAAGATGGGAAACCGTTGTATTATGTATACGACAGCTACAAAATTTCCCCGGAAGAATGGTCAGAACTACTTTCTGAGAACGGAGAAAAAACAGTTCGGAATACAGAATTAGACGGGCTTTACATAGGTTTGTGGGTTGAAAAAGAACATTCAGTATTTTTTGAAACGTCAGGTTTCGATGGATTTTACACCTATTTTGCCAGCGAAGGTTTTGTTTTTGGGAGTACAACATCCAATTGGAATTATCTTTCCCAATATGCAAAAGACCGTCATCTTATTTTTATCCCATGTGTAGGACCAGGCTATTCTGATACAAGAATAAGACCCTGGAATGAAGCCAATTTCAAAAGCCGGGAAAATGGGAAATACTATGAAAGAATGTTTGATGCTGCCATCAAAGAAAATCCACCGTTTATCGGAATCACTTCTTTTAACGAATGGCATGAAGGAACACAGATAGAACCTGCAATTCCTAAAAAGACAGGAGATTTCAAGTATGAAGATTACGGTAAGGATTCCTCGTTTTATATTAAAGAAACCAAACGACTGGCAGATAAGTTTCTAAATCGTAAATAA
- the lpxB gene encoding lipid-A-disaccharide synthase: protein MKYYIIAGEASGDLHGSNLMKALLQKDPQAEIRFWGGDLMSAQGGTLVKHYRDLAFMGFLEVAMNLRTILNNIKFCKEDIRNNIPDVLILIDYPGFNLRIARFAKELGIKVVYYISPQLWAWKEGRVEIIKKYVDEMMVILPFEEDFYKKHGVHSHFVGHPLLDAISTLKDIHVEDFKKENGLNEKEIIALLPGSRKQEVEKMLEIMLSVRPYFKNYQFVIAGAPSLPKEFYQKYVDDNVHFVSNRTYDLLRCSKAALVTSGTATLETALLNIPEVVCYRGSKISYAIAKRLVKNIKYISLVNLIMDREVVKELIQTDLNTKNLVEELNKMIEGEKRNQVLADYSLLREKLGGKGASEKAAEVILRV from the coding sequence ATGAAATATTATATTATTGCAGGAGAAGCTTCCGGTGATCTTCATGGGAGCAATTTAATGAAAGCCCTTTTACAGAAAGATCCGCAGGCGGAAATCAGATTCTGGGGCGGTGATCTTATGAGTGCTCAGGGTGGAACACTGGTAAAACATTACCGTGATCTCGCTTTTATGGGTTTTCTTGAAGTCGCGATGAATTTAAGAACGATCCTGAACAATATCAAGTTCTGTAAAGAGGATATCAGGAACAATATACCTGATGTTCTGATTCTGATCGATTACCCGGGATTTAATCTGAGAATTGCCAGGTTTGCAAAAGAGCTGGGAATCAAAGTAGTCTATTATATTTCTCCTCAGCTTTGGGCCTGGAAAGAAGGTAGGGTAGAGATCATTAAAAAATATGTGGATGAAATGATGGTCATTCTTCCCTTCGAAGAAGATTTTTATAAAAAACACGGCGTTCATTCTCATTTCGTGGGACATCCGCTGCTTGACGCTATTTCCACTCTGAAGGATATCCATGTTGAAGACTTTAAAAAGGAAAACGGACTGAACGAAAAAGAAATCATTGCCCTTCTTCCTGGTTCCAGAAAACAGGAAGTAGAGAAAATGCTTGAAATAATGCTTTCCGTGAGACCCTATTTTAAAAACTATCAGTTTGTGATTGCCGGTGCGCCAAGTCTTCCTAAAGAATTCTATCAGAAATATGTAGATGATAACGTTCATTTCGTTTCCAACAGAACATACGATCTGCTAAGATGCTCAAAAGCTGCGCTGGTGACTTCGGGAACTGCAACACTGGAAACTGCTTTACTCAACATTCCGGAAGTGGTTTGTTATCGCGGCAGCAAAATATCTTATGCTATTGCAAAAAGACTTGTGAAAAACATTAAATATATTTCCCTGGTCAATTTGATTATGGATAGGGAAGTGGTAAAAGAGCTGATTCAGACCGATCTGAATACTAAAAATCTGGTGGAAGAACTCAATAAAATGATAGAAGGCGAAAAAAGAAACCAGGTTCTGGCGGATTATAGTCTTTTACGGGAAAAATTAGGGGGAAAAGGAGCCAGTGAGAAAGCCGCTGAGGTTATTTTAAGGGTCTGA
- a CDS encoding DUF2480 family protein, producing the protein MSEEFEIRNKVAESGLINFDLATLVPKGVRKGIDLKDFLFQEMILKEKDFREKVDALDTEGYKDAYIYIYNSVDTIVPLWAYFVLTAKLTDMAKKIVFGNREDLEVILMHNAIQTYDFEDMRGKRVLVKGCSDKEIPENAYIELVEQLKPMVKSLMFGEACSNVPIVKN; encoded by the coding sequence ATGTCAGAAGAATTTGAAATCCGAAATAAAGTTGCCGAAAGCGGTCTTATCAATTTTGACCTAGCTACTCTGGTTCCTAAGGGAGTAAGAAAGGGTATTGACCTTAAAGATTTTCTTTTTCAGGAGATGATTCTGAAGGAAAAAGACTTCAGGGAAAAAGTAGATGCTTTAGATACGGAAGGGTATAAAGATGCTTACATATATATTTACAATTCTGTAGATACTATTGTTCCGTTATGGGCCTATTTTGTATTAACAGCGAAGCTTACGGACATGGCTAAAAAGATTGTTTTCGGAAACCGGGAAGATCTGGAAGTTATTTTAATGCATAATGCCATCCAAACTTATGATTTTGAAGATATGAGAGGCAAGAGAGTTCTGGTAAAAGGCTGTTCTGATAAAGAAATTCCTGAAAATGCTTACATAGAGTTGGTTGAACAACTTAAACCGATGGTAAAATCATTGATGTTCGGCGAAGCCTGCTCTAATGTTCCTATTGTGAAGAATTAA
- a CDS encoding protein O-mannosyl-transferase family: protein MKKYLSAVFLFFIFLAIYYVGSFSKIPFGDCIGFIVEAEYGKYIPVATATAHSLYINTIIFIEHLTSLHAIEASRFLIVASGAATVSVIYLTVKSITKTEWASLTAAIVFGFSFSFWRNAEIVEVYTYNSLWVSLFFFSMIKSFTEHKKNYITLAGVFLGLSLWVHIQNVLLIPAFLVFIFYFRNEKKYIYRSLLIFGLLFSSLFILNVSQGLSFKSVYSSDQRSWLADSFKKTPMQYVKDFILSLTYLIYNFNLFTFFGIMGAILLYSSNRKIFFVFLAGSLCVYGFSTFYAVSDNYVFFLPFNIIFALSIGYGLSSPKYTALKKYSWVCLLIPLGYLAAYKTILFTEKGKAFHTVKKYKGGLDYYILPWMNDNAGILEFTIDKKEAPDPVYWMITSAEEYIKLMKSKGYTEEEIKKL, encoded by the coding sequence ATGAAGAAATATCTATCTGCAGTATTTCTATTTTTTATTTTTCTGGCCATTTATTATGTCGGAAGTTTTTCAAAAATTCCCTTTGGAGACTGTATTGGTTTTATAGTGGAAGCAGAGTACGGCAAATATATCCCGGTAGCTACGGCTACTGCCCATTCTCTTTATATCAATACGATCATTTTCATTGAGCATCTGACCAGTCTTCACGCCATTGAAGCAAGCCGTTTCCTTATTGTTGCTTCAGGGGCAGCAACTGTTTCTGTCATTTATCTCACTGTAAAAAGCATTACAAAAACAGAATGGGCATCACTCACTGCAGCAATTGTGTTTGGGTTTAGTTTTTCATTCTGGAGAAATGCAGAAATTGTAGAGGTTTATACCTATAATTCTTTATGGGTGAGTCTTTTTTTCTTTTCCATGATAAAAAGTTTTACGGAGCATAAAAAAAACTACATCACTCTAGCCGGTGTCTTCTTAGGTCTAAGCCTTTGGGTACATATCCAGAACGTTTTGCTGATCCCTGCTTTTCTGGTTTTTATTTTTTATTTCAGAAATGAAAAAAAATACATCTACCGTTCATTACTGATTTTCGGACTGCTTTTTTCATCCCTGTTTATTCTGAATGTTTCCCAGGGGCTCTCATTTAAATCTGTTTATTCTTCTGATCAGAGAAGCTGGCTGGCAGATTCTTTCAAAAAAACGCCAATGCAGTATGTGAAAGATTTTATTCTTTCATTAACATATCTGATCTATAATTTCAACCTATTTACTTTTTTTGGAATAATGGGTGCGATACTACTGTACAGTTCGAACAGAAAAATATTTTTTGTTTTCCTGGCAGGATCGTTATGTGTGTATGGTTTTTCAACATTTTATGCAGTTTCGGATAACTATGTTTTCTTCCTTCCTTTCAATATCATCTTTGCTCTTTCAATAGGTTATGGACTTTCTTCTCCAAAATACACTGCTTTAAAAAAATATTCCTGGGTATGTCTTCTTATCCCTTTGGGCTATCTGGCAGCTTATAAAACCATCTTGTTTACGGAAAAAGGGAAAGCATTTCATACCGTAAAAAAATACAAAGGAGGCCTTGATTATTATATTCTTCCATGGATGAATGACAATGCCGGAATTCTGGAATTTACAATTGATAAAAAGGAAGCTCCGGACCCCGTTTACTGGATGATAACAAGTGCTGAAGAATACATAAAACTCATGAAAAGCAAAGGATACACTGAAGAAGAAATCAAAAAACTTTAA